CCGCTACGTGCACGAGACCGGGCTCGCCATCGTCTCGCGCTTCGCCGCCACGCCCGAGCACCCGGCCATCGACCCACTCGCGGTCCCGGCCTGCCTCGTGGCTGGCCACGCCCCCTTCGTCTGGGGCAAGGACGCCCACGACGCCGCCCACAACGCGGTGGTGCTCGAAGCCGTAGCCCGCATGGCCTACCGGACGCTGACGCTCAAGAGCGAGCTGGACGTAGTCACCCAGGCCCTGCTCGACCGCCACTACTTCCGCAAGCACGGCCCGGCAGCAACCTACGGTCAGTAATTTCTCTTCAGAAATGCAGCGCGAAGCGCCGGAGACAGCCTGAAACTGGTCTTGTCGAGCCGGTCGAGCGCACTGAGGAGATCGGTCTTTCCCAGCTTCGCGGCACGTTCTAGAACGCCGAGTGTGCCGCGAACCTCAAGCTGTAGCCGCTCGGCATGGCGTCGTCCGTCCGCTTCGTCGATCAGAATGGCATCGGCCCCGACTTCAAGCGCGAGCTGAATGGCCTCTCGCTCTCCCGGATCGAGATCCATCAACTGGGGCAGCATCTCGGCGACCACGGCGCGGACCTCCAGCCACTTCGGAGGACTCCCAATCCACTCCCGAACTTTTGCCGGTGTCTTCGGATGCAGAAGCTCCCGCAGCACAGCCTCAGGAATCAGAACCGTCCCAAAGATCGCAGGCAGCAGCTCAATCTCATCAATGAGCACCAGATAGTTCAGGGGTG
This is a stretch of genomic DNA from Granulicella sp. WH15. It encodes these proteins:
- a CDS encoding DUF3368 domain-containing protein; the encoded protein is MIVVADTTPLNYLVLIDEIELLPAIFGTVLIPEAVLRELLHPKTPAKVREWIGSPPKWLEVRAVVAEMLPQLMDLDPGEREAIQLALEVGADAILIDEADGRRHAERLQLEVRGTLGVLERAAKLGKTDLLSALDRLDKTSFRLSPALRAAFLKRNY